In one Rutidosis leptorrhynchoides isolate AG116_Rl617_1_P2 chromosome 8, CSIRO_AGI_Rlap_v1, whole genome shotgun sequence genomic region, the following are encoded:
- the LOC139862422 gene encoding putative glutamine amidotransferase GAT1_2.1 has protein sequence MSTSDLAVILPRVIIVSRRSLRKNKFVDFVGEYHLDLIVGYGAVPVIVPRVTGVHTLLHSFEPIHGVLLCEGEDIDPSLYEDEETNLSKEELDEIRRLHASDTAIDKEKDTIELSLAKLCLERNLPYLGICRGSQVLNVACGGKLYQDIGKELSKNCAQEKKVVHMDYDNYDGHRHVVEIVKETPLHDWFKESLEDDNMEIMVNSYHHQGVKRLAQRFKPMAFAPDGLVEGFYDPDAYNPEEGKFIMGLQFHPERMRKPNSDEFDYPGCPAAYKEFVKAVVAYQKKLNSATSVPKSLKLDKELEKKRNVIVRSFSLARNLYEGGDNVRQLKESDLRPGAEFLESNIALSVQQENRLKQMGATVRNASSYMERLKLNEKREKLARVVMGKMSIEQLSDLNLFYHMMGQICSEMLEKKIDQNVSVADLP, from the exons ATGTCTACCTCCGATCTCGCCGTCATATTACCTCGTGTTATCATCGTTTCTCGTCGAAGCCTTCGCAAGAACAAGTTTGTTGATTTCGTCG gtGAATATCATCTGGACCTAATAGTCGGCTATGGAGCTGTCCCGGTGATTGTACCCCGTGTGACCGGGGTCCACACGTTGTTACACAGTTTCGAACCGATCCACGGCGTCCTTTTATGCGAAGGGGAAGACATCGACCCATCGCTATACGAGGACGAAGAAACCAACTTATCGAAAGAAGAGTTGGACGAAATTCGACGGTTGCACGCAAGCGATACAGCTATCGACAAAGAAAAGGACACGATCGAACTTTCGCTAGCTAAACTATGTTTAGAAAGAAACTTACCTTATTTAGGAATATGTAGAGGATCACAAGTTCTAAATGTAGCATGTGGCGGTAAACTTTATCAAGATATTGGTAAGGAATTAAGTAAAAATTGTGCACAAGAGAAAAAAGTTGTGCATATGGATTATGATAATTATGATGGGCATAGGCATGTGGTTGAGATTGTGAAAGAAACACCTTTACATGATTGGTTTAAGGAGTCATTAGAAGATGATAATATGGAGATTATGGTTAATAGTTATCATCATCAAGGTGTTAAGAGGCTCGCGCAGCGTTTTAAGCCCATGGCGTTTGCACCGGATGGTTTGGTTGAAGGGTTTTATGATCCTGATGCGTATAATCCCGAAGAGGGTAAGTTTATTATGGGGTTGCAGTTTCATCCTGAACGAATGAGGAAACCGAATTCTGATGAATTTGATTATCCTGGTTGTCCTGCTGCTTATAAG GAATTTGTGAAGGCGGTGGTGGCGTACCAAAAGAAGCTAAATAGTGCAACTAGTGTGCCTAAATCGCTAAAACTTGATAAAGAATTGGAGAAAAAGAGAAATGTTATCGTTCGTAGCTTCTCTCTTGCGAGAAACTTATATGAAGGAGGCGATAATGTTCGACAACTTAAAGAGTCTGATCTTAGACCAGGAGCTGAATTTCTCGAG TCAAATATAGCATTGAGTGTTCAACAAGAGAATAGGTTGAAGCAAATGGGAGCAACAGTGAGGAATGCATCATCATACATGGAGAGATTAAAGTTGAATGAAAAAAGAGAGAAATTGGCTAGAGTTGTAATGGGGAAGATGTCAATTGAGCAGTTATCTGATTTAAATCTGTTTTATCACATGATGGGCCAGATCTGTTCTGAAATGTTGGAGAAGAAGATTGATCAAAATGTTAGTGTTGCTGATCTTCCTTAA